One window from the genome of Dyadobacter sp. CECT 9275 encodes:
- a CDS encoding TonB-dependent receptor, with the protein MIPPILHTASAKPGYTLRKGVSESIVIILIGLFTVSKGYAQVPVCGCFVKGVVRDQHTGQSLVGATILILEQNTAVSTDSQGKYQITNLCPGHYTLECRIIGYAPFRQVIDLTEGHEENFLLQEQEIHLKDIEITAHRTDTPSSQPLTVISGTELFQTRGQTLAESMKGLTGVNVLQTGSSIAKPIIHGLHSNRVLIMNNGVRQEGQQWGSEHAPEIDPFVATRLSVVKGAAGVRYGSDAIGGVILVDMEELPVNKPLSGEINLVGQTNGRQGVVSGTLQGGIKGFTGFGWRAQGTIKRSGNIRTPGYFLDNTGTSEKNFSLSAGYRKKGFGLDIFYSLFDTEIGIFSGSHIGSVTDLLNVIKNGEPFVKSGFSYDIGRPYQDVTHQLAKAEAHYHFNDGNRIQWTIANQLNNRAEYDLHRPRNDSIAALNHPELSFKLNTLTNDIIWDHKPIAGKLSGQLGLSTLYQYNLMSGRPLIPNFNQFNIGVFLIERFVKDKWELEGGLRYDYRHLITHRIVSKEKVSNEFNFDNLSGTLGASYNFSSKLSASLNLGTAWRAPNVSELYSDGVHHGAAAYEKGDATLKPEKAFNSMASIKYSYDKLTVELGGYINYIADYIYLQPQPEPILTIRGAFPYFKYTQTNAIFKGIDASANWQFIKNLTLTSKITYLRVYDNKNDSYLVMIPPNRWDNQLKYELPLEGKWRKIFLSAGNLWVARQKRVPPNSDFLAPPPAYSLWNLQAGGSIPFSEARDLELSLSVQNLFNISYRDYMNRFRYYANDMGRQISLRVRWKFGS; encoded by the coding sequence ATGATTCCTCCTATCCTGCATACTGCTTCTGCTAAACCCGGGTATACATTACGTAAAGGAGTTTCAGAGAGTATAGTCATTATTCTGATCGGGCTGTTTACTGTTTCAAAGGGCTACGCCCAGGTCCCGGTATGTGGATGTTTTGTGAAGGGCGTCGTAAGGGACCAGCACACCGGGCAGTCGCTAGTTGGTGCAACCATTTTAATTCTGGAACAAAATACAGCGGTCAGTACCGACAGCCAGGGAAAATATCAGATCACCAATTTATGCCCCGGACATTATACGCTCGAATGCCGGATCATTGGCTATGCTCCCTTCCGGCAAGTCATTGACCTGACGGAGGGCCACGAGGAAAATTTTCTGTTGCAGGAGCAGGAAATCCATCTGAAAGATATAGAAATCACCGCACACCGGACGGACACTCCCTCTTCTCAACCGCTGACTGTTATCTCAGGCACAGAACTTTTTCAAACCCGCGGGCAGACACTCGCCGAAAGCATGAAGGGACTTACGGGAGTAAATGTCTTACAAACGGGCTCCTCTATTGCCAAGCCCATCATTCATGGCCTGCATAGCAACCGAGTCCTGATCATGAACAACGGGGTGAGGCAGGAAGGCCAGCAATGGGGTTCAGAACACGCCCCTGAAATAGACCCTTTTGTTGCCACTCGGCTTTCGGTCGTTAAAGGTGCCGCGGGAGTCAGATACGGTTCTGATGCGATAGGTGGGGTGATATTGGTGGATATGGAAGAGCTCCCGGTCAATAAGCCGCTGAGTGGTGAAATTAACCTGGTAGGCCAGACAAACGGGCGTCAGGGTGTTGTTTCTGGAACGCTCCAGGGCGGAATAAAGGGGTTTACGGGATTCGGCTGGCGCGCTCAGGGAACCATTAAACGCTCAGGGAATATCAGAACACCCGGTTATTTTCTGGACAACACAGGTACCAGCGAAAAGAATTTTTCACTGAGCGCGGGATACAGGAAAAAGGGGTTTGGTCTGGATATTTTTTACAGCCTCTTCGATACCGAAATCGGTATTTTCTCCGGTTCTCATATCGGAAGTGTAACCGACCTGCTGAATGTTATCAAAAACGGCGAGCCCTTTGTTAAGTCAGGATTTAGCTATGATATCGGGCGTCCTTATCAGGATGTTACCCACCAGCTGGCCAAAGCGGAGGCTCATTACCATTTTAACGACGGCAACAGAATTCAATGGACCATTGCCAACCAGTTGAACAACCGTGCCGAGTATGACCTGCACCGCCCTAGGAATGATTCCATAGCAGCCCTCAATCATCCGGAACTATCATTTAAGCTCAATACCCTGACCAACGATATCATCTGGGACCACAAACCGATTGCCGGAAAACTGTCAGGGCAATTGGGTCTAAGCACGTTATATCAATATAACCTGATGAGCGGCAGGCCACTTATTCCCAATTTTAACCAGTTCAATATCGGCGTATTTCTGATAGAGAGATTCGTAAAGGATAAATGGGAACTTGAAGGCGGCCTGCGTTATGATTACCGCCATTTGATCACCCACCGAATCGTAAGTAAAGAAAAAGTCAGTAATGAATTTAACTTTGATAATCTTTCAGGTACCCTTGGAGCGTCCTACAATTTCTCCAGCAAATTGTCGGCCAGCCTCAACTTGGGAACCGCCTGGCGCGCTCCCAATGTAAGCGAACTGTACAGCGATGGCGTTCACCACGGTGCAGCAGCTTACGAAAAAGGAGACGCCACTCTAAAGCCTGAAAAGGCCTTTAATTCTATGGCCAGTATCAAATATAGTTATGACAAGCTGACGGTTGAACTGGGAGGATATATCAATTATATCGCGGATTACATCTATCTCCAGCCTCAGCCAGAACCTATCCTGACCATTCGCGGTGCTTTTCCCTATTTTAAATATACCCAGACCAACGCCATTTTTAAAGGAATTGATGCAAGCGCTAACTGGCAGTTCATTAAAAATCTGACCCTTACCAGTAAAATCACCTATCTGCGGGTATATGATAACAAAAATGACAGTTACCTGGTCATGATACCTCCCAACCGCTGGGACAACCAGCTCAAATATGAGCTTCCGCTTGAAGGTAAGTGGAGGAAAATATTTCTGTCGGCTGGTAATCTGTGGGTAGCCCGCCAAAAAAGAGTACCACCAAACAGTGATTTTCTGGCACCACCTCCAGCCTATTCTTTATGGAATCTGCAAGCCGGAGGATCCATCCCTTTCTCGGAAGCGAGGGATCTGGAATTAAGTCTTTCGGTTCAAAATTTATTTAATATTTCTTACAGAGATTACATGAACCGTTTCAGATACTACGCAAATGATATGGGACGACAAATTTCCCTTCGTGTGAGATGGAAATTCGGCTCATGA
- a CDS encoding Fur family transcriptional regulator, whose protein sequence is MDHLRETLKVHHLRTTTCREDVLSTFMDRKNALSHGDLEGALGENYDRVTIYRTLKTFLEKGIIHKVLDDEGLRYALCSHQCSEEQHQHDHIHFKCSVCGQTNCLENLHIPSVQLPGGYKAQSFNLLIQGTCPNCN, encoded by the coding sequence ATGGATCATTTGAGAGAAACGCTGAAAGTACATCATTTAAGAACTACGACATGCAGGGAAGATGTGCTCTCAACTTTTATGGACAGGAAAAATGCACTTTCGCATGGAGATCTGGAAGGGGCGTTAGGGGAAAATTATGATCGCGTAACCATATACCGTACGCTTAAAACATTCCTTGAAAAAGGCATTATACATAAGGTCCTGGACGATGAGGGGCTGAGATATGCACTCTGTTCGCATCAGTGTTCGGAGGAGCAGCATCAGCATGATCATATCCATTTTAAATGCAGTGTATGTGGACAGACAAATTGTCTGGAGAATTTACATATACCTTCGGTACAGCTTCCTGGTGGTTACAAGGCCCAAAGTTTTAATCTGCTGATTCAGGGTACCTGTCCCAATTGTAACTGA
- a CDS encoding MerC domain-containing protein, which yields MKAPHSHNKADYVGIFGSVLCIIHCLLMPAVTLGSSFGHLHRHEAGLLSLDLVFIIINGIAVYYATREHKLFALRLLLWGALVLFSVSILFENQSPVFTWLGYIGSGLLITGHLINLYICQIAPRFRFKF from the coding sequence ATGAAAGCACCACACTCACATAACAAAGCTGACTACGTAGGAATTTTCGGATCTGTATTATGCATTATCCACTGCCTGCTGATGCCTGCCGTGACTTTAGGTTCTTCCTTCGGACACCTTCACCGGCATGAGGCGGGCCTGCTTTCCCTTGACCTGGTATTTATCATCATCAATGGCATTGCGGTGTACTATGCCACCCGCGAGCATAAGTTGTTCGCATTACGACTGCTTTTATGGGGTGCCCTTGTATTGTTTTCAGTTTCAATCCTCTTTGAAAACCAGTCCCCTGTTTTCACCTGGCTGGGTTACATCGGTTCCGGTCTTCTGATAACCGGGCACCTTATCAATCTTTATATTTGCCAGATCGCTCCGCGTTTCAGGTTTAAATTCTGA
- a CDS encoding serine hydrolase, which translates to MKKHPERFAEILKDADKYHIQVLYTRIDRNKKNEPHFSTFKFGINTTDYFYPASTVKLPAVALALEKLNKLGIDKNTPMLTGADRPGQTAVVADSTAENGLPSVAHYARKILLASDNDAFNRLYEFIGQEAFNDSLHAKGYSGVRITHRLNSPLEPEENRYTNPVRFEKDGKVIFEQPGRYASKTYWAPEPILKGKGYLKNGTFIEEPFDFSKKNYFALEEQHKLLKALFFPESVPAKQRFHLKPDDYTFLYQYMSQFPVETSFPVSYTDDYYDGFCKFLLFGATKTRLPRHIRLFNKSGEAYGYLLDNAYIADFEKGIEFMLSAVIYCNEDQIFNDDKYDYATIGLPFMANLGKTIFEYELSRNHSNRPDLGRFEVEYDK; encoded by the coding sequence ATGAAAAAGCATCCGGAAAGATTTGCTGAGATTCTTAAAGATGCGGATAAGTACCATATACAGGTTTTATATACGCGGATTGACCGTAACAAAAAAAATGAACCGCATTTCAGTACCTTTAAATTTGGCATAAACACCACCGATTACTTTTATCCAGCAAGTACTGTAAAGCTTCCGGCGGTGGCCCTTGCCCTTGAAAAACTTAACAAACTGGGGATAGATAAAAATACGCCCATGCTCACCGGTGCTGACAGGCCAGGGCAAACAGCCGTCGTTGCTGATTCAACCGCCGAAAATGGCTTACCCTCTGTTGCGCACTACGCGCGGAAAATTTTGCTTGCCAGTGATAACGATGCTTTTAACAGGCTGTATGAATTTATTGGTCAGGAGGCATTTAATGATTCTTTACATGCGAAAGGGTACTCCGGCGTCCGGATCACCCACCGGCTTAATTCACCATTGGAGCCCGAAGAAAACAGGTACACGAACCCTGTTCGGTTTGAAAAAGATGGAAAAGTGATTTTTGAACAGCCCGGCCGGTATGCTTCCAAAACCTATTGGGCACCGGAACCGATATTAAAGGGTAAAGGGTATCTTAAAAACGGAACATTCATTGAAGAGCCGTTTGATTTTTCAAAAAAGAATTATTTCGCGCTCGAAGAGCAACATAAACTGCTAAAGGCGCTGTTTTTCCCGGAATCGGTTCCGGCAAAGCAACGCTTCCATCTGAAACCGGACGATTATACTTTTTTATATCAGTATATGTCTCAGTTTCCGGTCGAGACAAGTTTTCCGGTCAGTTATACGGATGATTATTATGATGGGTTCTGCAAATTTCTGCTTTTCGGAGCGACTAAAACCCGACTACCCCGCCACATCCGTCTGTTCAACAAGTCCGGAGAGGCGTATGGTTACCTGCTCGACAATGCCTACATTGCTGATTTTGAAAAAGGGATTGAATTTATGCTCAGCGCCGTTATTTACTGCAATGAGGATCAGATATTCAATGACGACAAATATGATTACGCTACCATTGGACTACCTTTTATGGCGAATCTGGGTAAAACAATATTTGAATATGAGTTAAGTCGGAATCATTCCAACAGGCCTGACCTGGGCAGGTTTGAGGTGGAGTATGACAAATAA
- a CDS encoding IlvD/Edd family dehydratase, which translates to MEENKLRSRGWFGKSGKDGFIYRAWMKNQGYPSDEFDGRPVIGICNTFSELTPCNGHFRELAASVKRGVWEAGGFPVEFPVMSLGETLIKPTAMLYRNLASMDVEESIRANPIDGVVLLCGCDKTTPSLVMGAASVNIPTIVVSGGPMLTGKYRGKNIGTSDIWRFSEMHRKGEISQEELSDAEACMCRSNGHCAVMGTASTMACMVESLGLTLPENAAIPAADSRRKVIAHLSGRRIVQMVKEDLRLSKILTKEAFENAIMLNAAIGGSTNFVIHLLAIAGRIGVDLSLDHFNQLCEKIPLLLNLQPSGGYFMEDFYYAGGLPVVMKEMLSLLHADAITANGKTIGENAKTAECFDPEVIATLAEPIKDLTGLAVVKGNLCINGAVIKPSASLKPELMQHRGRAVVFEDIDDYKARLDDPELDVDEDSILVLKNVGPKGYPGMPEVGNMSLPKKLLAKGVIDMVRISDGRMSGTGFGTVVLHVSPEAAVGGNLALVRDGDIIELNVEKRSLNLEVTEEELERRRAEYVPLDLGYNRGYVNLHVRHVMQAHQGADLDFLRGGSGDKVTRDSH; encoded by the coding sequence ATGGAAGAAAATAAATTACGCAGCCGGGGCTGGTTCGGCAAATCAGGTAAGGACGGATTCATCTACCGGGCCTGGATGAAAAACCAGGGATATCCCTCAGATGAGTTTGACGGCAGACCCGTCATTGGTATATGTAATACCTTTTCGGAACTCACACCTTGTAACGGCCATTTCCGGGAGCTGGCGGCTTCTGTAAAACGCGGTGTATGGGAAGCTGGCGGCTTTCCGGTGGAGTTCCCGGTAATGTCACTCGGAGAGACCCTGATTAAACCCACCGCCATGTTGTACCGCAACCTGGCCAGCATGGATGTGGAAGAGTCCATCCGTGCCAATCCTATAGACGGTGTAGTATTACTTTGTGGATGTGATAAAACCACGCCATCCCTCGTAATGGGTGCGGCAAGCGTTAATATTCCAACGATCGTCGTTTCAGGCGGACCAATGCTGACAGGAAAGTACCGAGGAAAGAATATCGGAACAAGTGATATCTGGCGGTTCAGCGAAATGCACCGGAAGGGTGAAATTTCTCAGGAAGAATTATCGGATGCGGAAGCCTGTATGTGCCGGAGTAACGGCCATTGCGCCGTAATGGGTACAGCTTCCACCATGGCCTGCATGGTAGAATCGCTGGGATTAACTTTACCCGAAAATGCAGCAATACCAGCGGCGGATTCGAGGCGAAAAGTGATCGCGCATTTATCCGGACGCAGGATTGTCCAGATGGTCAAAGAAGATCTCCGTCTGTCCAAAATCCTGACCAAAGAGGCCTTCGAAAACGCAATAATGCTCAACGCAGCAATTGGCGGCTCAACCAACTTCGTCATTCACCTGCTGGCCATAGCAGGCCGCATAGGCGTGGATCTCTCACTGGATCATTTCAATCAACTCTGCGAAAAAATCCCGCTCCTGCTGAACCTGCAGCCATCGGGCGGATACTTCATGGAAGATTTCTACTATGCTGGCGGCCTCCCCGTTGTGATGAAGGAAATGCTGAGCCTGCTGCATGCCGACGCAATCACCGCCAATGGGAAAACCATCGGCGAAAATGCCAAAACAGCAGAATGCTTCGACCCGGAAGTAATAGCAACTCTGGCAGAACCTATAAAAGATCTGACCGGCCTGGCCGTTGTAAAGGGCAATTTGTGTATCAACGGAGCAGTTATCAAACCTTCGGCTTCCCTAAAACCTGAACTTATGCAGCACCGCGGCCGGGCCGTTGTGTTTGAAGATATTGACGACTACAAAGCCCGGCTGGATGATCCTGAGCTGGACGTGGACGAAGACTCCATTCTGGTACTTAAAAACGTAGGCCCCAAAGGTTATCCGGGCATGCCGGAAGTAGGAAATATGTCATTACCTAAGAAATTACTGGCCAAAGGTGTGATCGACATGGTGCGAATCTCGGACGGAAGAATGAGCGGAACCGGCTTTGGCACCGTGGTTCTTCATGTGTCTCCCGAAGCAGCCGTGGGCGGTAACCTGGCTCTGGTAAGAGACGGTGATATCATCGAACTTAATGTTGAGAAAAGAAGCCTTAACCTGGAAGTAACCGAAGAAGAGCTGGAACGACGCCGCGCCGAATATGTGCCGCTGGACCTTGGATATAACAGGGGCTATGTAAACCTGCACGTCAGACATGTAATGCAGGCACATCAGGGTGCTGATCTGGACTTTCTTCGGGGCGGATCGGGCGATAAAGTCACCCGGGATTCTCATTAA
- a CDS encoding SDR family NAD(P)-dependent oxidoreductase, whose amino-acid sequence MNTPIFKDQVAIVTGAGQGIGFEIARQLAMKGAGVILNDFDNELAQEAAKKIREADGNCIAFSGDASDPDMINGMIEEAVKCFGKLTIAVANAGITLFGDFFEYPVENLRKVLDVNMIGSFLLTQAASRQMRLQNQGGRILLMSSVVGHQAHQFLGAYAMTKAGLEMLAKNLVIELSPFGITINTVAPGATLTERTLAEDPTYPKTWAAITPMGRPAICEDIANAALFLLSPLSGHITGQSLIVDGGWTSVSPLPDLSNMNVKS is encoded by the coding sequence ATGAATACCCCAATATTTAAAGACCAGGTTGCTATTGTAACCGGAGCGGGCCAGGGAATAGGATTTGAGATCGCACGGCAGTTGGCAATGAAAGGTGCCGGGGTGATACTCAACGATTTTGACAACGAACTGGCGCAGGAGGCTGCAAAAAAAATCCGGGAGGCCGATGGTAACTGTATTGCCTTCTCGGGCGATGCCTCTGACCCTGACATGATCAATGGTATGATAGAAGAGGCCGTTAAATGTTTCGGAAAGTTAACCATTGCGGTGGCCAATGCGGGTATCACTCTTTTTGGAGATTTCTTTGAATACCCTGTTGAAAACCTCAGAAAAGTACTGGACGTCAACATGATAGGCTCCTTTTTGCTTACCCAGGCTGCCAGCAGACAAATGCGTCTTCAAAACCAGGGAGGAAGAATACTGTTGATGTCATCAGTTGTGGGACATCAGGCGCATCAGTTTTTGGGTGCTTATGCCATGACAAAAGCGGGCCTGGAGATGCTGGCCAAAAATCTGGTCATTGAACTTTCGCCCTTTGGCATTACCATTAATACGGTTGCACCCGGTGCCACGCTTACGGAACGTACGCTGGCCGAAGATCCCACCTACCCCAAAACATGGGCCGCTATTACTCCCATGGGCAGGCCCGCGATCTGTGAGGATATTGCCAATGCTGCGTTATTTTTATTATCACCACTCTCGGGGCATATTACCGGACAAAGCCTGATTGTAGACGGAGGCTGGACTTCCGTAAGTCCTCTTCCCGACCTGAGTAATATGAATGTAAAATCTTAG
- the gldD gene encoding gliding motility lipoprotein GldD yields MKFCLRTFLPILSFCFLISCSRTKEGNYVPKPKGYNRIDLPVHLYRPLKENHPYYFEVSRYAQVLPDTFASAGRDWIFIHYPAFQANIQLTYKPLNGNQRFLQEYINDSYKLAGKHQIRASSIQEQKVLSKSGRTAILFKIEGDVPSPYQFYTTDSTRHFIRGAIYFPTAIKNDSLAPVIEYVREDMVRLLNTLKWR; encoded by the coding sequence ATGAAATTCTGTTTACGTACTTTTTTACCCATTCTTTCTTTTTGTTTTCTCATTTCCTGCTCGCGCACTAAAGAGGGGAACTATGTTCCGAAACCCAAAGGATATAACCGGATTGACCTGCCAGTACATTTGTATAGACCGTTAAAGGAAAATCATCCCTATTATTTTGAAGTGTCAAGGTATGCGCAGGTATTGCCGGATACCTTCGCGTCTGCCGGAAGGGACTGGATATTTATTCATTACCCGGCCTTTCAGGCAAATATTCAGCTTACCTACAAGCCTTTGAACGGCAACCAGAGATTTTTACAGGAGTATATCAACGATTCATACAAGCTTGCGGGAAAACACCAGATCAGGGCATCGTCCATTCAAGAGCAAAAGGTTTTGTCGAAGTCGGGCAGGACAGCCATTTTGTTTAAGATAGAGGGAGATGTTCCAAGTCCTTACCAGTTTTATACCACCGATAGTACCAGGCACTTCATTCGGGGAGCCATTTATTTTCCAACAGCCATTAAAAACGATTCGCTGGCGCCGGTCATTGAATATGTCCGGGAGGATATGGTCCGGTTACTGAATACACTGAAGTGGAGATAA
- the glmS gene encoding glutamine--fructose-6-phosphate transaminase (isomerizing), whose product MCGIVAYVGTRQAYPFIIKGLKRLEYRGYDSSGVALIENSELNIYKKKGKVSDLEGILAGKELKANIGIGHTRWATHGEPNDRNAHPHYSNSKKLAIIHNGIIENYATLKQNLLNKGHVFQSDTDTEILIHFIEDIQKETGEPLEAAVRIALKEIVGAYAIVVLSVENPTQLIAARKGSPLVIGIGENEFFFASDATPIIEYTKDVVYLDDYEVAVVRDGKLTIQNLDNLETVPYIQKLEMELEAIEKGGYDHFMIKEIFEQPRSIADSMRGRLRAEDAHLQLGGLEAYLDKLAETERIVIVACGTSWHAGLVAEYLFEELARINVEVEYASEFRYRNPVIGENDIVIAISQSGETADTLAAIELAKSKGAIIFGVCNVVGSSIARATHAGAYTHAGPEIGVASTKAFTAQVTVLTLMAIATARRKGAIQEETYGHLLTELECIPSKVTQVFENATRIKEIAFIFTYARNFIYLGRGLNFPVALEGALKLKEISYIHAEGYPAAEMKHGPIALIDEDMPVVFLATKDSSYEKIVSNIQEVKARKGRVIAIITEGDTLIPPMVDFVIEVPATHEILTPLLSVIPLQLLSYYVAVMRGRNVDQPRNLAKSVTVE is encoded by the coding sequence ATGTGTGGAATTGTAGCTTATGTGGGTACCAGGCAGGCTTATCCTTTCATTATAAAGGGCCTGAAACGTTTGGAATATCGGGGGTATGACAGCTCCGGCGTGGCGCTGATCGAGAATTCTGAATTGAATATTTACAAGAAGAAAGGGAAGGTATCCGATCTGGAAGGAATTTTGGCCGGGAAAGAATTGAAAGCAAATATTGGTATCGGACATACCCGTTGGGCAACCCATGGTGAACCCAATGACCGGAACGCGCATCCGCATTATTCCAACAGTAAAAAACTGGCCATTATCCACAATGGAATTATTGAGAATTATGCCACGCTGAAACAAAATCTGCTGAATAAGGGGCATGTATTTCAAAGTGATACCGATACCGAGATACTGATTCACTTTATTGAAGATATTCAAAAGGAAACAGGAGAGCCACTGGAAGCCGCTGTGCGCATCGCTTTAAAGGAGATTGTGGGCGCGTATGCCATAGTGGTGTTGTCTGTTGAGAATCCCACGCAGCTCATTGCTGCACGAAAGGGGAGTCCGCTGGTGATTGGTATCGGGGAGAATGAGTTTTTCTTTGCATCCGATGCAACGCCCATTATTGAGTATACTAAAGATGTGGTATACCTGGATGACTACGAGGTGGCTGTGGTACGTGACGGGAAACTGACCATTCAGAATCTGGACAATCTTGAAACGGTTCCGTATATCCAGAAGCTGGAAATGGAACTGGAGGCTATTGAAAAAGGAGGTTATGATCATTTTATGATCAAGGAAATATTTGAACAGCCCCGTTCTATTGCGGACAGTATGCGGGGGCGGCTGAGAGCAGAGGATGCACATTTGCAGCTGGGCGGGCTTGAAGCTTACCTGGATAAACTGGCAGAAACGGAACGGATCGTGATTGTAGCCTGCGGCACCTCCTGGCACGCAGGATTGGTGGCGGAGTACCTTTTTGAGGAACTGGCCCGTATTAATGTTGAAGTGGAATATGCATCAGAATTTCGCTACCGTAATCCGGTAATAGGTGAAAACGATATTGTAATTGCCATTTCGCAGTCGGGTGAGACCGCGGATACGCTGGCGGCAATTGAGCTGGCCAAATCTAAAGGTGCCATTATTTTTGGTGTATGCAATGTAGTAGGTTCCTCCATTGCACGAGCTACACACGCTGGTGCATATACCCACGCCGGACCGGAGATAGGAGTGGCCAGCACCAAGGCATTTACAGCTCAGGTGACGGTTCTCACCTTAATGGCCATTGCCACAGCCAGGCGTAAAGGTGCCATCCAGGAGGAAACTTATGGTCATTTGCTGACGGAGCTGGAATGTATCCCTTCCAAAGTGACGCAGGTTTTTGAAAATGCCACAAGGATTAAGGAAATTGCTTTTATTTTTACCTATGCCCGTAATTTTATATACCTGGGACGAGGCCTGAATTTCCCTGTGGCGCTGGAAGGCGCTCTTAAGCTGAAAGAAATTTCTTATATCCATGCGGAAGGATACCCTGCTGCCGAGATGAAGCATGGCCCCATTGCCCTGATTGATGAGGATATGCCGGTTGTATTTCTTGCGACAAAAGATAGTTCCTATGAAAAGATCGTATCCAACATACAAGAAGTAAAAGCGCGGAAGGGAAGGGTGATCGCTATTATTACCGAAGGAGATACGCTGATTCCGCCAATGGTAGATTTTGTGATCGAAGTACCCGCCACCCATGAGATATTGACTCCTCTGCTGTCGGTTATTCCGTTGCAGCTGTTATCCTATTACGTTGCGGTGATGCGGGGGCGGAATGTTGATCAGCCCAGAAATCTGGCCAAGTCGGTTACGGTGGAATAG
- a CDS encoding glycogen/starch synthase has protein sequence MEKLRILYVASEINPFLQTTDVADYVRKLPQAMQERGAEIRILVPRFGLINERKNRLHEVVRLSGINITVGDEEKPLIIKVASIPNAKLQVYFIDNDDYFHRKSVFFDKENNFYDDNDERAIFFCKGVLETVKKLGWAPDVVHCNDWMTALIPLYLKTTYRNDPMFKDTKSVFTVHNNAFDFKFDADLQSKAKAMDVSDEALAHLHSADFEGFVKIGCAYADAVLKAEENCGDSLNQIFNEAPKRVQLDEQDEKFSESYYNLYTDLMS, from the coding sequence ATGGAGAAACTACGAATTTTATATGTAGCCAGTGAAATCAATCCCTTTCTTCAAACCACAGACGTTGCCGATTACGTAAGAAAGTTACCCCAGGCGATGCAAGAACGAGGAGCAGAAATCAGAATATTAGTACCTCGTTTTGGTCTTATTAATGAGCGCAAGAACCGGCTTCATGAAGTAGTTAGACTCTCAGGAATCAATATTACCGTTGGCGACGAGGAAAAGCCTTTGATCATCAAGGTGGCTTCTATCCCAAACGCCAAATTGCAGGTTTATTTTATAGACAATGACGACTATTTTCATCGTAAGTCGGTATTCTTTGATAAGGAGAATAATTTTTATGATGACAATGATGAACGAGCCATTTTCTTCTGTAAAGGGGTGCTGGAGACGGTAAAGAAACTGGGCTGGGCGCCTGACGTAGTGCATTGTAACGACTGGATGACTGCGTTAATCCCGCTTTATTTGAAAACAACGTATCGGAATGATCCGATGTTCAAGGATACGAAAAGTGTATTCACCGTTCATAATAATGCTTTTGACTTTAAATTTGATGCAGACCTTCAGAGTAAGGCCAAAGCGATGGATGTAAGTGATGAGGCGTTGGCTCATTTGCATTCTGCAGATTTTGAAGGATTTGTTAAAATCGGATGTGCCTATGCGGATGCGGTCTTGAAAGCAGAGGAAAACTGTGGCGATTCCCTGAATCAGATTTTTAATGAAGCTCCTAAAAGAGTACAGCTGGATGAACAGGACGAAAAATTCTCTGAATCATACTACAATCTGTACACCGACCTGATGAGCTAA